Proteins from one Phaenicophaeus curvirostris isolate KB17595 chromosome 18, BPBGC_Pcur_1.0, whole genome shotgun sequence genomic window:
- the LOC138728554 gene encoding opsin-5-like, producing MGNTSNASVFISTLSEREDLIFGTLYLVFGIVSLSGNSLLLLVAYRKRSVLKPAEFFIVNLAVSDLSMTVTLFPLAISSFFAHRWLFNHAVCTLYAFFGVLFGLCSLTSLTVLSTVCCLKVCYPAYGNKFSPCHAGVLLLCIWAYALLFATAPLAEWGSYGPEPYGTACCIAWKASSREATLYILALFIFCYLLPCLLILVSYSLILWTVQVSQRAVRRHASPRHRARSVHSLVVKLSVAVCLGFLAAWTPYAIVAMWAVLGDASQVPALAFVLSAVFAKSSTLYNPLVYLLFKPNFHKFLSKDVVLLQAMRTLLCCGCPSPTLQPFPSPGFGGTCTNCNDTFECFSNYPKCYKLPQAPGGSPPRAPLALLAGGAARQPGLKRTVQVMVLVTRTRSGLGAVNVVGEALPSDIVKDLL from the exons ATGGGAAATACATCCAACGCCTCGGTGTTCATCTCCACCTTGTCGGAGAGAGAAGATCTGATTTTTGGCACGCTCTATTTAGTCTTTG GCATCGTGTCTCTTTCTGGGAACTCGCTGCTCCTGCTGGTGGCCTATCGGAAGAGGTCTGTGCTGAAGCCTGCCGAGTTCTTCATTGTCAACCTGGCCGTCAGTGACCTAAGCATGACAGTGACGCTCTTCCCCTTGgccatctcctccttcttcgCACACAG GTGGCTGTTCAACCATGCAGTGTGCACCCTCTACGCCTTCTTCGGGGTCTTGTTCGGGctgtgcagcctcaccagcctGACAGTTCTCAGCACGGTTTGCTGCCTGAAGGTCTGTTACCCAGCATATG gcaaCAAGTTCTCCCCGTGCCACGCCggagtgctgctgctgtgcatctGGGCGTACGCGCTGCTCTTCGCCACAGCCCCCCTGGCCGAGTGGGGCAGCTACGGCCCCGAGCCCTACGGGACAGCCTGCTGCATCGCCTGGAAAGCCTCAAGCAGGGAGGCCACGCTCTACATCCTCGCCCTCTTCATTTTCTGCTACCTTCTCCCCTGCCTCCTCATCCTCGTCTCCTACTCGCTGATCCTCTGGACGGTGCAGGTGTCCCAGAGAGCCGTGAGGCGGCACGCGTCCCCCCGGCACAGAGCCCGCAGCGTGCACAGCCTGGTCGTGAAG ctgaGCGTTGCGGTGTGCCTGGGGTTCCTGGCTGCCTGGACCCCCTATGCCATCGTTGCCATGTGGGCAGTCCTCGGTGACGCCAGCCAGGTGCCGGCGCTGGCCTTCGTGCTCTCAGCCGTCTTTGCCAAGTCCTCGACGCTCTACAACCCCCTGGTGTACCTGCTTTTCAAGCCCAACTTCCACAAGTTCCTCTCCAAGGACGTGGTGCTCCTCCAGGCCATGCGCACCCTGCTCTGCTGCGGCTGCCCGAGCCCCACGCTCCAGCCGTTCCCGTCCCCGGGCTTCGGGGGCACTTGCACAAACTGCAATGACACCTTTGAGTGTTTCAGTAACTACCCCAAGTGCTACAAACTCCCGCAGGCGCCGGGCGGCTCGCCCCCGCGCGCTCCCCTGGCTCTGCTGGCCGGAGGAGCCGCTCGCCAGCCGGGGCTGAAGAGGACGGTGCAGGTGATGGTGCTCGTCACACGCACGAGGTCGGGTCTGGGGGCTGTGAATGTGGTGGGGGAAGCTCTGCCCTCGGATATCGTCAAAGACCTTCTCTga